The following DNA comes from Mesoplasma sp. JKS002658.
TCTGGAGTGGGGTTAAGGTTTTCTTGCTGATTGTTTGTACAGGCAACAACACTCGTAGTGGCAGTTGTAAATAAACCAATTGATCCCAAAATTGTTATTAATTTTCGCATGTCATTTTCCTTTTCTGAGAATATCGTATTTATAACATTGTATACAAATAAAAAAACAATAAAAATGAAATAGTTTAAAAACGATTTTATTTATCCTGTTCTTGAAGGAGTTTTGCTATTAATTCATCACCTTTAATAAAGAGATCATTTGTTTTCATTGTTCGAGGATTGTTAACTAAAAAATAGTCGATCTGGTGGTGAAGATTATATTCATTTTGAATTTTAATCACCGAATTAAGTTCTTTCAATGAGCGATTTCTTTCTTGACTAATAGTTTTTTTTCATCGATTTTTTGATCATTTACTCATCATTTTTGGATTAGCTAAATAAAGGTAACTATCGATTCCAGTTAGATTAGCTGATGGCAGAACTGCCCCTTCAATTAACAAGTTAACTTTTTCTGATTTCAAAACAAGAATAATTTCATCAGTCATGATTTTTAAGTATTTTCAAATAATTGAAGAAATGAGGTGATTTTTCTTTTTATCTAAAAAAATGTAGTTAGCTAATTTTTGAAAATCAAAGTTTTGATTCTCATCAAAAAGATCAACAATTTGTTGATCTTTCAAATTAAGTAACTCAGTTTTTAAGGCTTGATTTTCTATAATCACATTATGAGCTAATTCATCTAAGCTTAAATAAACAAAGTGATATTTTTTAGCTAAATATTTTGCTAAAGTAGTTTTTCCTGAACCAATATTGCCATAAATACCAATAATCATAGTTTTAGTTCAATCCCTTACTAATTAATTTCATTTGCTTTTCAACAGAAATTTTGGTGCAAGTGATTAAAACATTTTCATCTTTTGAAAAGACGAAAAACATGTCTTTAGATTTACCCACCCCCACATAATAATAATGATTATCTTCAAAACCATGGGTTGAAAGGTTGACCAATCGACGTACTTCTTCGCGCACTTCTCAATCGGTCTTATCTTTCATCTTCAAACGTTCTTTCACTCGTTGAAGTCCGTGATCACTATATTCAAAATTGCTCGCTTGTTGATAATAAGACATCGCTGCCAGCTCCTTTACAACAATAAAAAAAATGATAAAAAACAGTTGTTTTTATCATTTTAACACTAATTATTATCGTTTTTATCAGACGAATCTTTTTTGGATTTATGTTTGAAGAGACTCTCAACTCATAAACGGAATTTTGATTTATTCTTAATTATTACTTCATCATTGTCAAAAAGTGATTCATCATAAGTATAAGACTGTCCCTGCATCGTAGCAACGATTGCTTGTTGGTATTCAGCATTAGCTTTAACCATTTTATTACGGTCAGGACGAGGATTAACAATCAAGGTAAAGAGACACATTATTAAGGTAATTCCTAAAAAGGCAAGGGAGATATCGATAAAAATAGTAACCCATCTTACTGGATACACCCTCATTATTCCTTCTCACCAAGTATTAAAAGTTGTTTCATTATAATTGTCAAAACTATTGCTATAGAAGTTTTTTCAACCTTGTTTTAAACTATCAGGTGAAGCAAAACGATAAATTTGAATAATTGATAGAGCAAAGAAAAGAATAGTAAAGAATAAAGCAAAATAAGAGATACGGTACTTTTCTCGGTTAGATTTTGGTCGAGCAAAACAAGCATAACCAAGATAAATTGCTGGAATCGCATAGAAGACGAAGGTAATAATGCTTAAAAATCCACCAGATCCCATTGCTGCTAAATTATATTTGTTAGTGACATCACTCAAAACATGTCATTTACTTTCAGTGTTTGTTCCGATGATGGTTCAATCCAACATTGGATTAACACCATTATTGGCAATTTTATCAACTGAACCATTTAACGTAAAGCTAACACTAATTGCATAAGCATTGGCTGCAATCAAAACAATTGCAGAAATGATTCCAATCACTCCCAATATCATCTTAAAAATCGGCATTCATTTTGGTTTGGTACTGTAAGGATAGAAACGTGGATCAACTGCTGGTGATGAAGGCATATCAGCTAAACCTTGTTGTAAAGGATTAAAGAAATTATTCTGATGAGATTGGTGGTTGGATTCTTGGTTTCTTTGAACATTTTCATCAAAATTACCAGCACCCACTTCTGGTTCAACAGTTTGTTTTTTTTCAGCTTCTTTTGCTGTTTTAATTTTTGCTTGTTCTTGTTCATCAAACTTATTAATCGTTGCAGAAGACAACTTCGCACTAGTTAAAATATCTTCTTGATGAATACGTTGGTGGGGATCAATTCGACTTTGTTTAAAATCATATTTCTTAGCAATGTAGGCAATCAAATCGGTATAATCTTTGTACATCGCATCAACATCCCGATTATCTAAACGTTGAAACCTATGTTTTTGATCAGTTAAAAGAACAACAGCTTTTCCAAAGATAACCGCTCATTCTTGGTCTTCAAATGAAGCTTGGTGCTCTTTTTCTAAAGTAACTAAATCATTAATTAAACCGATTACTTGCTTTTGAAACTTCTCATCTTTAAGTACTCAGTACTTTAACTTTTCATCCTTAAGTAGGACGTTTAAGAGTTCAATGACACTTTGGTATACTTTTTGTGAGTCCATTAATTTTCTCTTTCTATAACTTTAATTAACTCTAGTTTGGCAATAATTGTTGGGTCAATGCTCCCTTGAACTAATAAACTATTTAAGTCGTAAAGCACTAATATTTTATCATTTAATGTATCAATATCTAAGTGTTTATACTTCTTAAAAGTCATTTTTATTCGATAAGGATGGGCATTTAAAAGTGTGGCAATTGTTTGAGAACTTTTTTGTCGCTGTTTAAGTAAAAAACAGTCTCGCGTAAAAACTAGTTCACTTGCTAATAAATAAATCAAACTCACACAATCATTGTTGAGTTCAAAATAATCACGAAGTTGAACAATAAATGCTTTAGTCTGGTTATTGATAAATGCTTCAGCAAGGTTGAATATATTTACCTCGCGATATTTACTGATATTCTGATCGATTGTATTTTGATCAATTATTGGTGTTGACAAAGCTGAGAGTTTTTCAATTTCATGATTAATTGCCACCAAATCATTGGGAATGATGGTTAAAAAATATTTTATGTGTTGTTCAGTGATTTTTTTCTTTTTAGCTTGCAGACGTTGATTAACATAAGCTTGCAAATGAGCACTATCAAGTAAAGGTACTTCAATAACTCGACACTCATTAGCAAATTTTTGGGCAATTTTAGTTTTGGTTGAAATCTCATCAGTTTGGACACTAAAAATAATAGTTGTTTGGTCATTTTTACTTGCTAAAATCTTTAGCATAAGTTCCTTTTGACTCTTATTTGGATACTTTTTTTCATCCAAAGTCTGGTTAGTCAAAAATAAACAATCATTAATAATAATAGTTTTATGTTGAGCAAACAAAGCAACAGTATTCACATTTTCATAAATTCTATTCAAATTATCATCAATTCATGAGTAAACTTGAACTTCTGATTCCAAAGTATGCTTCTTAATAATTTTTTCAACTTGGTTTTTTAATAAAAAGTGATCGGCGCTATAAACTAAATACATATCCTTCCCCTTTAATGGTTCTTCATTATATATGACAACTACTCTTAATCTTCACAAATCAACAATAAAAAATAATTAAAACTGGTTTTTGTTAGACCAGTTTTAATGTTTTATTTAGCTAATTTTTGAAGCAATTCCTCAATATGTTTGGTTGGTTCTACATTACGCATCTCAACTAAGATTTTTCCGTCTGAATCAACTACAAATGTACTACGAATAATTCCGCTCTGTTTTTCACCAATCACTTTAAATTGATTGGTAATTTCTCTAGTTAAGTCAGAAATCAAAGGATAAGCTAAATCTTTTTCACAAGAAAAGTCGTCATTAGCTTTTTCATCATCATTACTGATTCCCACAACGTTATATCCCAAATCTTGGAATTCTTTTAAATGTTTGTTATAAGCAGCTACTTCCAAAGAGCAACCACTAGTTCCTGCTTTTGGATAAAAGAAAATAATTAAACCTTTACTTCCACTCAACTTTTTCACATCTAAACTTTTTAAGACCCTATTTTCCACAAAAATCACCTCTTATATTCATTATAACTTGTCCTCACCTTTTTTTATTATTTTCAGGTCAATTTGAACCTTTTTCACATTTTTTAAAACTATAAATTAAGAAAGATTTGATATAATAGACTTTGTAGTGTGAAAAAAGAATGTAAGGAGAGAGTTGAATGGCAAATATTAAATCGCAAAAAAAACGTGTTTTAACTAATGAAAAATCACGTTTAGCAAATAAA
Coding sequences within:
- a CDS encoding dephospho-CoA kinase, whose translation is MIIGIYGNIGSGKTTLAKYLAKKYHFVYLSLDELAHNVIIENQALKTELLNLKDQQIVDLFDENQNFDFQKLANYIFLDKKKNHLISSIIWKYLKIMTDEIILVLKSEKVNLLIEGAVLPSANLTGIDSYLYLANPKMMSKWSKNRWKKTISQERNRSLKELNSVIKIQNEYNLHHQIDYFLVNNPRTMKTNDLFIKGDELIAKLLQEQDK
- the holA gene encoding DNA polymerase III subunit delta — encoded protein: MYLVYSADHFLLKNQVEKIIKKHTLESEVQVYSWIDDNLNRIYENVNTVALFAQHKTIIINDCLFLTNQTLDEKKYPNKSQKELMLKILASKNDQTTIIFSVQTDEISTKTKIAQKFANECRVIEVPLLDSAHLQAYVNQRLQAKKKKITEQHIKYFLTIIPNDLVAINHEIEKLSALSTPIIDQNTIDQNISKYREVNIFNLAEAFINNQTKAFIVQLRDYFELNNDCVSLIYLLASELVFTRDCFLLKQRQKSSQTIATLLNAHPYRIKMTFKKYKHLDIDTLNDKILVLYDLNSLLVQGSIDPTIIAKLELIKVIEREN
- a CDS encoding peroxiredoxin is translated as MENRVLKSLDVKKLSGSKGLIIFFYPKAGTSGCSLEVAAYNKHLKEFQDLGYNVVGISNDDEKANDDFSCEKDLAYPLISDLTREITNQFKVIGEKQSGIIRSTFVVDSDGKILVEMRNVEPTKHIEELLQKLAK